Proteins co-encoded in one Cricetulus griseus strain 17A/GY chromosome 1 unlocalized genomic scaffold, alternate assembly CriGri-PICRH-1.0 chr1_1, whole genome shotgun sequence genomic window:
- the LOC100763999 gene encoding transmembrane protease serine 11G, whose translation MPAYSQFSPSTLVGQQFGAIGVAGSSLTSFGTEASSSSILSQNSSSPPCFLYAFFPLKRPGILDRRKCSWKPWMVALTTTSVLLALSIIIGLLVYFLVYEQKSHYYQGSFRIPSITYSPDLSIEQSRHQTSLKQKLINEIDMIFQRSSLKYHYVKSHVVNFRPSNDGLKADILIKFQFPHNNVGTLKKQADSILYKKLQSTQSSLKRDISLPHLREINAAQAENILNSDCGLGMEYPPTARIADGKPAEKASWPWQSSLQVDGIHLCGASLIGSQWLLTSAHCFDTYKNPKLWTVSFGTTLSHPLMTRKIASIIIHENYASHKHDDDIAVVKLSSPILFSENLRRVCLPDATFQVLPKSKVFVTGWGALKANGPFPNSLQEVEIEIISNDVCNQVNVYGGAVSSAMICAGFLTGKLDACEGDSGGPLVISHDRNIWYLLGIVSWGIDCGKENKPGIYTRVTHYRNWIKSKTNI comes from the exons agtcctccttgttttttatatgcattttttCCTCTCAAAAGGCCAGGTATCCTGGatagaagaaaatgttcctgGAAACCATGGATGGTTGCTCTTACTACCACATCTGTTTTGTTGGCTTTGTCAATAATCATTGGTCTCCTTGTTTACTTTTTGGTGTATG AACAGAAGAGTCATTACTACCAGGGCTCCTTCCGGATTCCCAGCATTACATATAGCCCAGATTTGTCCATAGAACAGTCAAGACATCAGACAAGCCTGAAACAAAAACTCATCAATGAG atagaTATGATATTTCAAAGATCCAGTTTAAAGTATCATTATGTCAAATCTCATGTTGTCAACTTCAG GCCAAGTAATGATGGTTTGAAAGCAGACATACTGATTAAATTTCAGTTTCCCCATAACAATGTGGGAACTCTGAAAAAACAAGCTGATAGCATTTTGTACAAGAAGTTGCAATCCACCCAGAGCTCCTTGAAGAGAGACATTTCATTACCTCATCTTAGAG aaattaATGCTGCACAAGCAGAGAATATTCTAAACAGTG ATTGTGGCTTGGGGATGGAGTACCCACCCACAGCAAGAATTGCTGATGGCAAACCTGCAGAAAAAGCTTCCTGGCCATGGCAAAGCAGCCTTCAAGTGGACGGAATCCACCTCTGTGGTGCATCCCTGATTGGCTCCCAGTGGCTTCTGACCTCTGCTCACTGCTTTGATAC TTACAAAAACCCCAAACTGTGGACAGTCAGTTTTGGAACAACCCTAAGCCATCCACTGATGACAAGAAAGATCGCGTCCATTATCATTCATGAGAACTATGCATCCCACAAGCACGATGATGATATTGCTGTGGTcaagctctccagccccatcctgtTTTCTGAAAACCTGCGCAGAGTCTGTCTCCCTGATGCTACCTTTCAAGTCTTGCCGAAGAGTAAAGTGTTTGTCACTGGATGGGGAGCCTTGAAAGCAAATG GTCCTTTCCCCAATTCTCTGCAAGAAGTTGAAATAGAGATCATAAGCAATGATGTATGTAACCAAGTAAATGTATATGGTGGTGCTGTATCATCAGCAATGATATGTGCTGGATTCTTGACAGGGAAACTAGATGCCTGTGAG GGTGATTCTGGAGGGCCCCTGGTTATTTCACATGATAGAAATATCTGGTATCTTCTTGGAATTGTTAGCTGGGGAATCGactgtggaaaagaaaacaagcccGGAATTTACACCAGAGTGACTCATTATCGGAACTGGATTAAATCTAAAACTAACATCTAA